A genomic region of Halobacteriovorax sp. JY17 contains the following coding sequences:
- a CDS encoding aminotransferase class I/II-fold pyridoxal phosphate-dependent enzyme, translating to MNKHPLVVEIEINSGCNLSCSYCPNSVDGYPTQFEMEKSLYTKLLRQLSIREYKGKISFDFYNEPMIAKNFNWYIEEAKRILPDTFLSLYTNGTKIGSKEYLEEILSQGIGEVIITKHEQIKKLPIEKFYSELDSLTQAKVSLRGFKELSLTNRGGSLQINNNISGKGKTCSVPSLMTTVTYDGNVLPCFEDAYRTEILGNINEDNIIDIWNNHKFCTFRNDLKSGNREKYNICKNCNRIDSCEGQIAMDKHFIDKKEAEAVTELLLSGDLFRYQKVDGLCRKFEKDFAQKIGVKYAHLVTSGTNALVCALIAAGVKEGDEVLIPAYTFVATASAVLMTGAIPVVCEVDKNLQLDLNHANSVVSERTKAIIPVHMDGFACDMKKVQDFSRERGLIIVEDACQSLGGKYDDKFLGSIGDFGCFSFNKDKILTSGDGGIVVTNSLEMYEKICCISDGAFSFSPHHQEFFNEYRPALGFSMRVSEITGAILNIQLAKLDMILLKYRERKAILQKALEENQYVQIPFGSDRSGDCGINIYISCEDAGKSAELGKALRDKRIPAIPPSLRPGHVVWKWGKMLNKDAFFDNTRNPYVKTNIKYDYSAFNFMSSMENVSKTLKMEVNVHWTIEETHRFAELIKESIIQTFEK from the coding sequence ATGAATAAACATCCTCTTGTCGTAGAAATTGAAATTAATTCTGGCTGTAACCTGTCTTGCTCATATTGTCCTAATTCTGTCGATGGATATCCAACGCAATTTGAAATGGAAAAATCTCTTTATACAAAATTGCTACGTCAATTGAGTATTAGAGAATATAAAGGAAAAATCTCTTTTGATTTTTACAATGAACCAATGATTGCTAAAAACTTTAATTGGTATATAGAAGAAGCAAAGAGGATCCTTCCAGATACCTTTTTAAGTCTTTATACAAATGGAACAAAGATTGGTTCAAAAGAATATCTTGAAGAAATTTTAAGTCAAGGTATTGGTGAAGTTATTATCACGAAGCATGAGCAGATAAAGAAATTACCAATTGAAAAATTCTATAGTGAGTTAGATTCCTTAACTCAAGCAAAGGTTTCTTTGCGGGGCTTTAAAGAGCTAAGCTTAACAAATAGAGGAGGCTCGCTTCAAATCAATAATAATATCTCAGGCAAAGGGAAGACTTGTAGTGTTCCCAGTCTAATGACAACAGTCACTTATGATGGAAACGTATTGCCGTGTTTTGAAGATGCTTATAGAACAGAAATCCTTGGCAATATTAATGAAGATAATATTATTGATATTTGGAACAACCATAAATTTTGTACTTTTAGAAATGATTTAAAAAGTGGCAATAGAGAAAAGTATAATATTTGTAAAAACTGCAATCGAATAGATTCTTGTGAAGGGCAAATCGCTATGGACAAACATTTTATAGATAAGAAAGAAGCTGAGGCGGTAACAGAATTACTTTTATCAGGAGATCTTTTTCGTTATCAAAAGGTGGATGGCCTTTGTCGTAAATTTGAAAAAGACTTTGCTCAAAAGATAGGGGTTAAATACGCACATCTTGTAACAAGTGGGACGAATGCTCTCGTATGCGCCTTGATTGCTGCAGGAGTAAAAGAAGGGGATGAAGTTTTAATTCCTGCTTATACTTTCGTCGCTACGGCAAGTGCAGTTCTGATGACGGGAGCAATTCCTGTTGTCTGTGAGGTAGATAAAAACTTACAGCTTGATTTGAATCACGCAAATAGTGTTGTTTCAGAGCGTACAAAAGCCATTATTCCTGTTCATATGGATGGCTTTGCTTGTGATATGAAGAAGGTACAAGATTTCTCAAGAGAAAGGGGATTGATTATCGTTGAAGATGCCTGCCAATCTCTTGGAGGGAAATATGACGATAAGTTTCTTGGAAGCATCGGAGATTTTGGATGTTTTTCTTTTAATAAGGATAAAATTCTAACTTCGGGTGATGGAGGGATTGTTGTTACAAACTCTCTTGAAATGTATGAAAAAATTTGTTGTATATCAGATGGAGCATTTAGCTTTAGTCCACATCATCAAGAGTTCTTTAATGAGTATAGGCCTGCATTAGGATTTTCGATGCGAGTTAGTGAGATCACTGGGGCCATTTTAAATATTCAATTAGCTAAGTTAGATATGATTCTCTTAAAATATAGAGAGAGAAAGGCCATCTTGCAAAAAGCTCTGGAAGAAAACCAATATGTACAAATTCCATTTGGCTCTGATCGAAGCGGAGATTGTGGAATAAATATATATATAAGCTGTGAAGATGCTGGGAAAAGTGCAGAGCTTGGGAAGGCCCTTAGAGATAAGAGAATTCCCGCAATACCTCCATCTCTTAGACCTGGTCATGTCGTATGGAAATGGGGAAAAATGCTTAATAAGGATGCATTCTTTGATAACACTCGAAACCCCTATGTAAAAACAAATATAAAGTATGATTATTCTGCATTTAATTTTATGTCTTCAATGGAAAATGTTTCAAAAACATTGAAAATGGAGGTTAATGTGCATTGGACAATTGAAGAAACTCATCGTTTTGCAGAACTCATTAAAGAATCTATTATTCAAACCTTTGAGAAGTAG